The following coding sequences are from one Portunus trituberculatus isolate SZX2019 chromosome 32, ASM1759143v1, whole genome shotgun sequence window:
- the LOC123511833 gene encoding uncharacterized protein LOC123511833, producing MVLSETRRPGSGETISKAFTYYWSGMNNGQHIKGVAIGGFRRLQPSVVEVTPADEHIMPLWMKYSVGSMSVVAVYAPITLCETEEKETFYTKLDSVLDYCPCRDSLTLLGDFIAVTGTKRAGYELCVGPHDSGTRNDNSSFFPNLARSRKLRTAGS from the coding sequence ATGGTACTCTCTGAGACAAGGAGGCCTGGCAGTGGCGAGACCATTAGCAAGGcttttacttactattggtcCGGCATGAACAATGGTCAACATATCAAGGGGGTAGCCATAGGTGGCTTTAGGAGACTGCAGCCGTCCGTTGTAGAGGTTACTCCAGCTGATGAGCATATAATGCCACTATGGATGAAGTACAGTGTAGGTTCCATGTCTGTGGTTGCAGTATACGCTCCTATCACGttgtgtgaaactgaagagaaggagacgttCTACACCAAACTCGACTCTGTATTGGACTATTGTCCCTGTCGTGATTCACTTACTCTCTTGGGTGACTTTATTGCTGTCACTGGCACTAAGAGAGCCGGCTACGAGTTATGTGTTGGTCCCCATGACTCTGGTACAAGAAACGACAACAGCTCTTTCTTTCCgaatcttgcaagatccagaaAGTTGAGAACTGCAGGTTCTTAG